In Rutidosis leptorrhynchoides isolate AG116_Rl617_1_P2 chromosome 6, CSIRO_AGI_Rlap_v1, whole genome shotgun sequence, the DNA window tattattattattattattatatatttatattagagAGTAGAGATATGAGAGTGAATGAATTCGGAGCAAAAACTACGAGCTTTATGGATGTGGCCTGACTCCccttgccatacgatcgcatgggaataaaggggcacagccatgcgatcgcatggtccctcTGTCCAGCACTCAAATGTTTTAAAacgtggctgccgacagtttttattatataataatatatatatttaatttatataattatatatatataatattatattctagtgcatagttaaaacataaaattagttccgatgacttgtacgttggaaACGGTTTATGTCACGGTTTCGGTTTATCGAACATCGttacgtatgcttagaaaacttgtactttacgtttcgtgacatgtacctttgtcaaaatatagacttaaattatcaatgaactatatcacttgaaatgtaacttgaacgttcgagtgttttggtcatttgcttcattaaatcatcgtctcgttatatatatatatatatatatatatatatatatatatatatatatatatatatatatatatatatatatatatataatattattttaaatcaaaacgttttataccaaagttaatattatattttatcatattgtaatatatatatatatatatatatatatatatatatatatatatatatatatatatatatatatattcatttcgaaatataaatttgaaatattcatttaataatataatattaagttttaaaaaactaattatatttcaaagtttattatataatttaaaatctttTCGAAATTATTATTCAGTGATACTTTTacctttttgaaacaataaaatatatttgcaaatttataatacaaagctttaattaagttcttcaaattttatattcataaacaatttgtcttataaaacattttaataataaagttctttttaaactgaaaacgttttattACGTTTGAAACTAAAATAAATTTAAAACTTTTGTTTTTCAGACTAAAtatatcattttgttaaaaggttaaaataatagaaatcgttatatcataaaatattttagaaagataaaaatatatatacttataataggtttcaagtttttaaattaccgtttgatgatgaagcgtgggataaagtccaatggttaaataACGTATAAAATTATCTTAATCTAAATCGTTGATTACTTAACTTGTCACAATCCGACATCTAAGTTATCTACATTCTacattcttactttcatattaaataaaatgaaagttaaaataATTATCTTATCCAAGTCACGGGAAAAacattgtaaagcatgaattggaaatcaaatatgaatctccactaacctttgtctagttcccgttaattgacacatttgttcttacttgtaaattattttaccattttccgaataaaactgatttcttaaatcacagtggacctcataacagagacccataatcatatcataatgtatctgataaatcaatcatttgatattatcttttaatctagtcgataaatataataaacttatattgaaacaaatacgttcatgtaaagtattatacatctaatactttgttaacgttttcaattaatataactatatattatatttacatatctatacacttaaatgttcgtgaatcgtcgaccacggtcaaagggtaattgattacatgaatgtagttacaaaatttttgagactcaacattacagactttgcttatcgtgtcggaaacatataaagattaagtttaaatttggtcgaaaatttccgagtcgtcacaagaACCAGCAGGGTTCGGGATTAGAATGCAAAACAACCAAAAAATAAACGACAAGCTCTCGCTATCTACACCCGAACTTAACAGTAAAAACAAACAAACAATTACACATACAAAAGAAGCTACAAAACTAATCAAGTAATACCCTTAAACAACTAATACTCATGTATAACATATTTAGTTACAGCTAACTATTTAattttaatactattagtaattACTTAAAATGCATAATCGGTTTTCCAAATTAAAATCCAAACACccttggtaaatgaaaaagaattgGATCTTGAAAATCGCCGTGGTGAATTGAGATTTGTAAAATTGctcaatttaaaaaaaataataataaataaataaaacttgagttgcagtaaaaagataaaaatcttTCACTCCCCTTTTTCTGTCGGTGATCAAGTGAAGAATACAGAGAcccaaatttaaaaagaaaaataataatcttaatttgcTCCCTGTTTTCCACTTTATACACAAGATCAGATATCAAACCACATTACACTTTCCTCAAACATCAACTccattttttctttcttttgaTTTTCTCAAATATACATACACTTCcaattatatctatatctatatctatacatataCAGAGAGGTAAAGTGTGTACAAATGGCTTTAAACAGGCCTGGATCATGTAATCCGGCTGTTGTAAAGATCGGAATTACATTTTTAGGATTGTGTATGGTGGGTTATTTATTAGGTCCGCCGTTATATTGGCACGTTCTTGAAGGATTAGCCGCCGTCCGCCGCTCATCCTCCGCCGTATCTTGCCCTACTTGCAACTGTGACTGTGATTCTCAACCACTTCTTACAATTCCTCAAGGTGGGTTCATTTTAAATCTTGTAAAGTTTTAATCTTGTTACTTTTTAGCATCTGTGTATCACTTATTATTGCACCAATTTGCTCTGATCTGTTGAAATTATAAATCTTGGTTTGGTTATTGGACTGAATATGAACTATATAGATCTTGAAACCTTTATAAACATAACTATTAGATCTTTGCTGTTACATGTTTCTATGGATCAAGTAAACTACTTTTTCATCTATATAAGCTCAAATTTAATGTGAGTTTGAATTCAAATAGCACTAGTATGGCAAAGGTACTCATTTTTTTCTGAAAAGGGTAATCAAATTTGTGACAAAATTGCATATAAATAGCACTAGCTTAGCAGCTGGACTAACTGGATCTTTGTTTCTGTGTACATAAAAATGTAATTTACTTCATTTGATTTACTCTGCAAGTAAATTGTTAGAGGAAAAGCTGTTCATTTTTGTTCTGTAAGGCACAAAAATCATTCCTTGATATGGAACTATAAAAGACATTTATTACAGTTTCAGATAACTTCAAATTTGGGTTATTTATTTTTCATGCCAACTGTGGGAACCATAAAATTTGATGCTGTGGTAGTGCATTGTTTTTTcagcattattattatttagaGACACAATGTTGATTACTTTTTGTGTGTAATGCAGGGCTTAGCAATGGTTCCTTCACAGGTTAGTAATACTGTCATGAAGAAAATATTCTAAATTTTCATATATTATGTGAAATATAGCTTCTTCATCTATTTTAGTTTACCACGTAGCCGGCACTTTTTGTCCAGTTATTTTATGGTTTCCAATACAATATGCAGTATCCACATGACACGTGCAATCTTTAGATCAATATGTGTATAGTCGTTAATTCATTATGGTGGTTTTCCCCTATACTAGACACACAAATAGCTACATCGAAGATTTGAGAAATTCATATTGGCCAAGACAATATTGATTTATTTTTTGATAATAAAGCTTATCCCCCTCCTTGCAATatttagtgtgtgtgtgtgtgtatgtctcTGATTGTTGACCCCAAGTTGTGATGGGATGTACCGGCGATGGTACAGTTTAACACTAACGAAAACATAGAATATGAAAATTacatggactaaaaattaagacggAATATGTAAACCATTCATGCCTAGTACGTAGTAGATAAAAGTTCAAGATAAGGTGACATTTTAGATAGCCAAGAATAGGCTTGAGCGTTACAATCTGTTTATTTTTGACTAATTGCATGTAAAATGAACATAATCACGATCAATTTCTATATCACTGCGCTTTTTTTAGCCCAGGTAAACCATGGGTTGAGGTTTTTTGCTTCTGCGAAAGCCTTCTTTCGATGAGAAATGCGAGTCTGTTTTGTCCACTTTCTCCATCCCCCTctagaaaaatgaaaaaaaaaaggtaATGGAACTCCTTCTTAGAACAATGGATCAATTCGTTCAACAAGATCCGTTCGGATCAGACCAGGATGAATGGGATTGGTTTGACCTCTCGCTCGGAATTAACCCGCCGCCGACAGATGTCCCATGCCACGTTTCGTGAACAGCTAGGAATTGCCTTTTTCTCTCTTTTTCGCCTTTGGCCTGGTCAAAGCAAATCGCCAAAAGGCCTCATCTCTAAAAGTCCGGCTCGCGAGGCGTCCCTCTCGCTAAAGAAGTCGAGGAGGCATTCTTCCGGGAAAAGACAGACGGCAGAAAGCAATCCTTCCAACCGCGGAGTTGAACACAACACTGACTTCGGCCAGTTTCTTTCATCAATCTCCTGGCCCTTGCTTAACTCCTTGTTCCGTAAAATAAGAGTAGTACCAAAGGCAGCACCTTCTGATTTCATAATCAAAAATGGAAAATTGGCTATGGAGATTCCGTGCGGTCAGAAATTAATACAGACACAAAGGGCTTCGACAGAAAAGTCGTTTCGGATTGATGATGTGCACCCAAATGAAACTACTTCCACTTGAGAAAGCAAGAAGACGACTTGCAGGGGAAGACTCTGTGTACTAACTTtctcttctttcttcttctttgaAATCCCTTGCCACTTCCCTTCTTAGGCGAGTCGGAACATGTATGAATATAACCACGCGGAGCGCCGTACCGGCCTATCGAAGCGAAGAAAGAGATCATTGAGCCTATTGGCCAAAGGTGTGCGTTCATGAGCCCATACTAAAGTTTCAATCGATTCCTGCCAATATCCACGCTAGGAAATTAAGAATAAGTAATATCACAAATTGAATCCCTGAAACTTCTTTTTTTGGTTCAGAAAAGAAACGAGAGACAAGAAAACATCTTTGATTACGATTAAAAGGAACAATCTCAAATAGACTTTCAGATCCACTAACTTTTGATTTCTTTCTCATTTTTCGGATCTGATTGGAACAATTGAGAAGCTGAGTTGGTTTCGAGagcattccgccactttttggcgACTTTCACTTTCAACCCGATTCACCGCTTCGGATGGCATTCCCTTAACTATAGGTTTGAGCTCCAACCTGGAACTTCCTCATCCCCCTTCTTTGCTTTAAACTCAGTAGTAGTACTTTATTCCCCCTTTTAGTAGCAGTACTGAACAAGCGAGTCATCGGTCCGGGGAAAGAAAAGGACTGCCTTTGAAAAATGAAAAAAGGACAATAGCTGACTAAACCTCTCAGGCCCCTTTTTTATTCTTTCTATTAGTAAAGCGCTAGCGCCCCTATAGAGTCAGGATATTCTGCTATCAATGAAACCGAAAGAAAGAAAAAACTCAGTGCCTTTCGTTGGACTTCTCTTTGTTGGCTGCATCAGTTGTACTTGACTTTTTCGAACGAAGTTTGAAGTTTTACTTTTAATAACCTTGTTTGGAACAAGACGTGCAATATCGTTCAAGATAAGGTGACATTTTAGATAGCCAAGAATAGGCTTGAGCGTTACAATCTGTTTATTTTTGACTAATTGCATGTAAAATGAACATAATCACGATCAATTTCTATATCACTGCTTACGCTTTTAAGATCATCGTTTTAGGACCCTAGCGTAAGTTTACGATCAAACATGGGTCTGGTTACCGCTATAACCCTTTACCAAGTAACAGGGTCCCTTATTTTATTATATACTTATGAAACTTAGCCCCTTAGTTGCCAAGTTTTTGCCCGATCCGAGTTACCGTTTTGGCCGAGTTGCCGAGAACTCCCCGAGTTGACCGATATGACCTAGAATTCCCCGAGTTGGCCAAGAAACTCGGTCGTTGACCGGGTAACTTGGTCGTTGACCGAGTTGGGCACCTAGAAGTCGGCTGGTGATCTAAACCGAGAACTCCCCGAGAACTCGCCGAGTTTTACAACATTCTCGGTATCAGTGTAACACCAACAAAAACACAAAATATGAAAATTACATGAACTAGAAATTAAGACAGAAAATGCAAACCATTCATGCCTGGTAGAAAGAATTTCTAGATGAGGTGACATTTTAGATAGTCAAGAATAGGCTTGAGCGCGTTACAATTTGTTTATTTTTGACTAATTGCATGTAAAATGAACATAATCACAGTTAATTTGTATATCACTGCATACGCAGATACGCTTTTAAGATCATCGTTTTTTAGGACCCTATCAAAAGTTTACGATCAAATATTGGTCTGGTTACCGCTATAACCCTTTACCAAGTAACAGGGCCCCTTATTTTAGTATATACTTGTAAAACTTAGCCCCTTAGTTGATTTACAACCATTTAATTTAATATCTAATACTAGGATATTTGAATATTTCAAGCAGATTGTGCAAAGCATGATCCCGAAGTAAGTGGAGACACAGAAAAGAATTTTGCAGAGCTTCTATCCGAGGAATTGAAGATACGAGAGGCTGAAGCTTTAGAAAGTCAACAACGTGCTGACATGGCGCTACTCGAGGCCAAGAAGTTGACATCCCAGTATCAAAAAGAAGCTGATAAGTGCAATTCAGGAATGGAAACTTGTGAAGAAGCTCGTGAAAAAGCCGAAGCAGCTTTACTTGCACAAAAACAACAAAGTGAGATGTGGGAATCAAGAGCCCGACAAAAAGGTTGGAAGGAAGGCAGCACCAAGTCTGTAAACACTGCATAGTGATTCTGGTTTTTGTTCTTGAGATAAGGTTCTCTTATATAACCATTTGTTAGCTAATCCCTCGAAATCAGTTGTTGTTTGGAGTAAACTTCTATGTACTACTAGTTCAAACATTTATATTAGAATGTTTAGTGCTTTGTTGGTTAATTTATTTGAAATGTTGCTTGCAGAACACTTGTTTAGTTAATTTTATTTGGTGTTATGTTCATCACTTGCCTTAAGATTAGCCTCATCAGTGTGCGCTGTCTTACACATTTCTATATGCAGAGGTGGCAAAATGGTCAGAGTGCACAACTTTAATAAATGTGATGAAACTAAAAGCTTACTGTAACAATTCGTTCGCTTGAATCATGATTCGGATATGAGAACACAATCTTATGTGGTGCATATATGAAGATCAGAAGCCAATACTATTCTCTAATGTTTTCGGTTTGTCAAGATTTAGAAATACTTTTGATTTTCATAAGCGACAAGATTATAACGAAAGCCGTGGAATGAATCAATGTATTACTTGGCAGTTATTAGCACGAGCACAAGGGACCTAAGGTTTAATACACTTTGCAAAAGAgggttaaataaaaatatatatattttttacaaggaGCTCATGAGGAACCCCTTTTTAAAGTACATTACAGAATGTACACAATCATAAATACAGCAAATCCAGTAGCTAAAAGCAGCTGAATTCTTTACATTATACAGCTTAACCAATGCGATCATAGTCTGTAGAACAGAAAGTTGTGCCCTTAGTTAGATGCTTTCATCACGAGTGCCACCATGAAACCTAACACGGCCCCTGCAACCACCTGTTCCAAGTCAAGCTAATTCATTATTGTTGCATTAAGAAGTTTGTCATTACAGAAACTCAGATTTGAAATCAACCATTTTATGTGTAAATGGGCCAAAATCGCCACATCTTGGTTTCAAAAGGGATCAGGGTCCTTAAAGTTTCCATTTTTGTTGTAGTAAACTACTATTTCGCTCCCTCTCTCTTTTTTGACATTTTGTTGCTTTTAGCACAAAGGATTCTTACGATATAAAACTAGCAATTTctcttccatttcataataaagatCACTTTGAAAAACTTTATGTTCCAAAATTAGTCCCCCAATGTGTCTGAGGTTATGTACGATACAAGTAGTTGAGTACCACGTTTTCTGCAAATCTAAAGTGGACTCTGATTATATAATAGTATCCGTAATCAAGACGACCATCCAACGTGGCAATGTGTATATGCAATCAACTCTAACTTCAACAAGAAACAGAATGATGATTAATGTTATTTAAATGAAAGTGAAACCTGGAATGGAGTATGCCCAAGAGAATCACGTAGAGGTATGGATGTGGATAAAGGGTGTTCAGGTGGAAGTTCACATACAATCTGGTTCAATAACTGCAAAAGTGTATCAAAAATAATCATGAGGACAAATATATATACCCACTCGGGAACAGTAAAAATAAACCAGCAAACAGCTGATATGTATGAAATATACTGTAATACGCTTCTAAGCCGTTCAATTATGTAAACCCAGCATCATTGTTCAGTTAAGAGCCACTATGattgacaacaacaacaacaacaacaacaacagtacccaataccacttgagtggtgtatgggggaggtgagatgtagacaatccttcccttatccgagaataaaaacaagtcatttctccacccagaaaagtagagaaagtcatccctctctttattcggcggataaag includes these proteins:
- the LOC139855379 gene encoding uncharacterized protein produces the protein MALNRPGSCNPAVVKIGITFLGLCMVGYLLGPPLYWHVLEGLAAVRRSSSAVSCPTCNCDCDSQPLLTIPQGLSNGSFTDCAKHDPEVSGDTEKNFAELLSEELKIREAEALESQQRADMALLEAKKLTSQYQKEADKCNSGMETCEEAREKAEAALLAQKQQSEMWESRARQKGWKEGSTKSVNTA